A part of Carettochelys insculpta isolate YL-2023 chromosome 1, ASM3395843v1, whole genome shotgun sequence genomic DNA contains:
- the FGF6 gene encoding fibroblast growth factor 6: MAIAQRLLITMSCEASIHRTLPAFLLLGFLIGIVSSYPAVSRTNGTLLERGWESLLSRSIAGMSGEKSDVNWESDYLLGIKRQRRLYCNVGIGFHLQILPDGRISGVHNENQYSLLEISTVERGVVSLFGVRSALFIAMNNKGRLYGTAIFQDECKFKETLLPNNYNAYESNAYQGAYIALSKHGRVKKGNKVSPAMTVTHFLPRI, from the exons ATGGCCATTGCACAAAGACTTCTCATCACTATGTCCTGCGAAGCCAGCATTCACAGGACGTTGCCTGCTTTTCTTCTCTTGGGTTTTCTGATTGGGATTGTTTCATCGTATCCAGCTGTAAGCAGAACTAATGGCACATTGCTGGAGAGAGGATGGGAATCTCTGTTGTCCAGGTCCATTGCTGGGATGTCAGGAGAGAAATCAGATGTGAACTGGGAGAGTGACTATTTGCTAGGAATCAAGAGGCAGCGGAGGCTTTACTGCAATGTGGGCATCGGGTTTCACCTTCAAATCCTCCCAGATGGAAGGATAAGCGGTGTTCATAATGAAAACCAATACA gTCTTTTAGAAATCTCAACTGTGGAACGAGGTGTTGTTAGCCTGTTTGGGGTGAGAAGTGCCCTCTTTATAGCAATGAATAACAAAGGAAGGTTATATGGAACG GCAATTTTTCAAGATGAATGCAAATTCAAAGAAACACTGCTGCCCAATAACTATAATGCATATGAATCTAACGCTTACCAAGGAGCTTACATAGCACTCAGCAAACACGGGAGagtgaaaaaaggaaacaaagtctCTCCTGCAATGACAGTGACACATTTTTTGCCCAGAATATGA